One window of Agarivorans sp. Alg241-V36 genomic DNA carries:
- the pdxY gene encoding pyridoxal kinase PdxY, producing the protein MKGIISVQSHVVYGHAGNSSAVFPLQRMGFEVWPVHTVQFSNHTQYRQGWTGQSFPANEITDLVKGIDAIGQLNQCQALVSGYLGSAAQAESLLAAVAAVKQANPKAMYVCDPVMGDPDKGCILAEGISEYLVENVMPKADVIVPNQFELSRFVGMQITNLQDAIDGCNQALAKGPKVVLVKHLHSLTNGQFSMMMADASGCYLVKRPQLEFEKAPVGVGDLISALFTGGLLKGWPPVMALEHANNASYGVLKATQHNGEWELQTILAQDQLSEPHYSFSAAKVA; encoded by the coding sequence ATGAAAGGCATTATTTCTGTTCAATCCCATGTAGTTTATGGTCACGCTGGAAACAGCTCTGCAGTATTTCCACTACAGCGTATGGGCTTTGAAGTTTGGCCCGTTCATACGGTTCAATTTTCTAATCATACCCAATACCGTCAAGGTTGGACCGGTCAAAGTTTTCCAGCCAACGAAATCACCGATTTAGTTAAAGGCATTGACGCAATTGGTCAGTTAAACCAATGCCAAGCTTTAGTATCTGGATATCTAGGAAGTGCTGCTCAGGCTGAGTCTTTACTGGCTGCTGTTGCTGCAGTTAAACAGGCTAACCCTAAAGCTATGTATGTTTGTGATCCTGTAATGGGGGACCCAGATAAAGGTTGCATTTTAGCCGAGGGGATTAGCGAATACTTAGTTGAAAATGTAATGCCAAAAGCAGATGTGATTGTGCCTAATCAATTTGAACTGAGTCGTTTTGTAGGCATGCAGATTACTAATCTACAAGATGCCATTGATGGGTGTAACCAAGCCTTAGCTAAAGGTCCAAAAGTAGTTTTGGTTAAACATCTTCATAGTTTAACTAATGGGCAGTTTAGCATGATGATGGCCGACGCCAGCGGATGTTATTTAGTTAAGCGTCCTCAATTGGAATTTGAAAAAGCACCAGTAGGCGTAGGCGATTTAATCTCAGCCTTATTCACCGGAGGTTTATTGAAAGGTTGGCCGCCAGTTATGGCTTTAGAGCACGCTAATAATGCTAGTTATGGTGTTCTAAAAGCAACCCAACATAATGGCGAGTGGGAATTACAAACCATTTTGGCACAAGACCAGCTCAGCGAGCCTCACTACAGCTTTTCAGCAGCAAAAGTGGCTTAA